A single genomic interval of Zingiber officinale cultivar Zhangliang chromosome 4A, Zo_v1.1, whole genome shotgun sequence harbors:
- the LOC121971468 gene encoding 60S ribosomal protein L36-2-like: protein MAPPQPKTGLFVGLNKGHVVTRRELAPRPSSRKGKTSKRVHFVRSLIREVAGFAPYEKRITELLKVGKDKRALKVAKRKLGTHKRAKKKREEMANVLRKMRSAGVSDKKK, encoded by the exons ATGGCCCCTCCTCAGCCGAAGACCGGTCTCTTCGTCGGCCTCAACAAAGGGCACGTCGTCACCAGGAGGGAGTTAGCTCCTCGTCCTTCCAGCCGCAAAGGG AAAACTAGCAAGAGAGTGCATTTTGTTAGGAGTTTGATCAGAGAAGTGGCTGGTTTTGCTCCTTACGAGAAGAGGATCACTGAATTACTAAAGGTTGGAAAGGATAAACGTGCACTGAAGGTTGCAAAGAGAAAGCTGGGTACACAcaaaagagccaagaagaagagagAGGAGATGGCTAATGTTCTCCGGAAAATGAG GTCTGCTGGAGTGAGCGATAAGAAGAAATAA